A single genomic interval of Deltaproteobacteria bacterium harbors:
- a CDS encoding transketolase, with amino-acid sequence MLNLQTLARKLRIHSLRATAEAGSGHPTSCLSAADIVSVLFFHTMRFDPAKPHHPNNDRFVLSKGHAAPVLYAALAEAGVWPVEQLLTLRLLTSDLEGHPTPRIPWVDAATGSLGQGLSVGVGIALNGKYLERSDYRVYVLLGDGEIAEGSVWEAAALAAHYKLDNLVGIIDVNGLGQSQRTMYNHDTSVYHNRFSAFGWHTVTVDGHDMPAVVAALDQAQSVKDRPTMIVARTLKGKGVSFLEDRDGWHGKPLKKGEELDKALSELPLNGNGAAAKIALPPAAQVRSATGTGSYPTPEYKRGEKVATRSAYGTALAKLGSVNPHVVALDGDTKNSTFAEKFLAAHKDRYFESFIAEQNMVGAAVGLAACGRMPFVSTFAAFLTRAFDHIRMAAISGVAITYAGSHCGVSIGEDGPSQMGLEDIAMMRAIPHSTVLYPSDAVSAEYLVATAANLKGTTYIRTSRPATPVLYANNEEFPVGGSKVLRSSSNDALTIVAAGVTLHEALAAYETLKAAGLNVRIIDAYSVKPIDTKGIVSAASQTRQRVLVVEDHYYDGGLGDAVLNAVATHGVQVHKLAVTDVPRSGKPDELLDAYGISARRIVEKVKQLVA; translated from the coding sequence GTGCTGAATTTGCAAACGCTCGCTCGTAAACTACGGATTCATTCGCTGCGGGCGACCGCAGAAGCTGGTTCGGGGCATCCCACCTCTTGCCTGTCCGCGGCAGATATTGTTTCGGTACTCTTTTTTCATACGATGCGTTTCGACCCAGCGAAACCGCATCACCCCAACAATGACCGCTTTGTGCTCTCGAAAGGTCATGCTGCTCCAGTTTTGTATGCTGCACTGGCGGAAGCGGGGGTATGGCCGGTCGAGCAGTTATTAACGTTACGCCTGTTGACAAGTGATTTGGAAGGGCATCCAACCCCACGGATTCCGTGGGTCGACGCTGCGACTGGCTCGCTTGGGCAAGGGCTTTCGGTCGGAGTGGGAATCGCACTCAACGGTAAATATTTGGAGAGGAGCGATTATCGTGTCTATGTGCTGCTGGGCGATGGTGAGATTGCTGAGGGGAGCGTGTGGGAAGCTGCTGCTTTAGCGGCACATTATAAGCTCGATAATTTGGTTGGCATTATCGACGTCAATGGACTCGGCCAGAGTCAACGTACGATGTACAATCACGATACTTCTGTCTATCACAACCGGTTCAGCGCTTTTGGCTGGCATACCGTGACCGTAGATGGTCATGATATGCCAGCAGTTGTTGCGGCTCTCGACCAAGCTCAGAGCGTGAAAGACCGCCCGACGATGATTGTCGCTCGCACGCTGAAAGGGAAGGGCGTTTCCTTCCTTGAGGATCGTGACGGGTGGCATGGCAAACCGTTGAAGAAAGGTGAAGAACTCGACAAAGCGCTCAGCGAGTTGCCACTGAATGGCAATGGAGCTGCGGCGAAGATTGCGCTACCACCTGCGGCTCAGGTTCGATCTGCCACTGGAACAGGATCGTACCCCACACCAGAGTACAAACGTGGTGAGAAAGTTGCGACGCGCTCGGCGTACGGGACAGCACTGGCGAAACTGGGCTCGGTGAATCCTCATGTTGTTGCGCTTGATGGTGATACCAAGAACTCGACGTTTGCTGAGAAGTTTCTCGCCGCACACAAGGACCGTTACTTTGAGAGTTTCATTGCCGAGCAAAATATGGTCGGTGCAGCCGTCGGCCTGGCTGCCTGTGGAAGAATGCCTTTCGTGTCGACATTTGCGGCGTTTCTCACGCGTGCCTTTGATCACATTCGCATGGCGGCAATCTCTGGGGTTGCGATTACATACGCTGGGTCGCACTGTGGAGTCTCGATTGGTGAAGATGGCCCGTCGCAGATGGGACTCGAAGACATCGCCATGATGCGTGCGATTCCACACTCAACCGTACTTTATCCGAGTGATGCGGTATCGGCTGAGTACTTAGTGGCTACTGCGGCAAATCTCAAAGGGACAACCTACATCCGTACTTCACGTCCTGCGACACCCGTGTTGTATGCCAACAATGAAGAATTCCCTGTTGGGGGAAGTAAGGTCCTGCGTTCGAGTAGTAACGATGCGCTGACTATTGTCGCTGCTGGCGTCACGCTTCATGAAGCACTGGCTGCATACGAGACGCTGAAGGCTGCGGGCCTCAACGTCCGCATCATCGACGCCTATTCAGTCAAACCGATTGACACTAAAGGGATCGTCTCAGCAGCTTCACAAACGCGACAGCGCGTGCTGGTTGTGGAGGACCACTACTACGACGGCGGACTAGGCGATGCGGTGCTCAACGCTGTAGCAACACATGGGGTGCAGGTTCATAAACTTGCAGTGACTGACGTCCCGCGATCTGGCAAACCGGATGAACTTCTCGATGCTTATGGCATCAGCGCGCGGCGGATTGTGGAGAAGGTGAAGCAACTCGTCGCGTAG
- a CDS encoding DUF4416 family protein: MGLPTPAKPVKLFVALLTNDPALFTTSVIALQSHYGPVDLASETFPWNMTEYYRKEMGENLLRKFVTFERLIVPDALAGIKLTTNELEMSLSGGERPTSPRRVNLDPGYVDRTKLVLASAKDQAHRIYLSQGIYAEVTLLYYHGEFHPFIYTYPDYQWPETYAFLRRAQQCYRHQLRLLKQEKS, translated from the coding sequence ATGGGCCTTCCCACGCCAGCCAAGCCAGTCAAGTTGTTCGTCGCACTGCTGACGAACGATCCGGCTCTTTTCACAACTAGTGTGATAGCGCTGCAGTCGCACTATGGTCCAGTTGATCTTGCAAGCGAGACCTTCCCGTGGAATATGACCGAATATTATCGCAAAGAGATGGGAGAGAACTTACTGCGGAAGTTTGTCACGTTTGAGCGATTGATCGTTCCAGACGCTTTAGCGGGGATTAAATTAACGACTAACGAGCTTGAGATGTCGCTCTCGGGCGGTGAGCGTCCAACATCGCCTCGTCGGGTGAATCTCGATCCCGGTTATGTCGACAGAACCAAGCTAGTTCTTGCTTCTGCAAAGGACCAGGCTCATCGCATCTATCTTTCGCAAGGCATCTACGCCGAAGTCACCCTACTCTATTATCACGGCGAGTTTCATCCGTTCATCTACACCTATCCAGATTACCAATGGCCAGAGACGTACGCTTTTCTGCGCCGGGCGCAGCAGTGCTACCGACATCAGCTCCGTCTGCTGAAGCAGGAAAAGTCTTGA
- a CDS encoding LLM class flavin-dependent oxidoreductase — MRYLEFGIFLPIAKNGFIASRNTAQFMPTWELNRDVTLKCEELGFEFALSMVKHRGFGGVTEYWDYAQDSYTLMAGLAPITKRIELYPSIANLTMHPAICARMAVTIDHMSHGRFGLNIVSGWYKDEYQQMGLWPGDEHYETRYDYATEYVTILKELWRDGVSNFKGKYFQLDHCQCKPLPTRDLPIVCAGQSGRGLRFTAEMGDRNFVIGDIAKLREISAEVKSEAGKCGRTVGTIALNNIIAAESDAEAQARFDHIVEGADVGALVNITGQAELDKSEGMSMSLKKKAMFMGLPTLVGSFKTIAEYFDRMAAETDVAAVMLAFPDFRQDLADFEKHVWPRLECRKGTREA; from the coding sequence ATGCGATACCTGGAGTTTGGCATCTTTCTTCCCATAGCAAAGAACGGCTTTATTGCGTCACGCAATACCGCGCAGTTTATGCCGACATGGGAACTCAATCGCGATGTTACGCTTAAATGCGAAGAATTGGGATTTGAATTTGCGCTGTCGATGGTGAAACATCGCGGCTTTGGCGGGGTGACCGAGTATTGGGATTACGCGCAGGATTCGTACACGCTAATGGCGGGACTGGCACCGATCACCAAGCGGATCGAACTCTATCCCTCGATTGCCAACCTTACCATGCACCCGGCGATTTGTGCGCGTATGGCGGTGACCATCGACCATATGTCGCATGGCCGCTTTGGGCTCAATATCGTTTCGGGTTGGTACAAAGATGAATATCAACAGATGGGATTGTGGCCGGGAGATGAACACTACGAGACGCGCTATGACTATGCGACTGAGTATGTGACGATTTTGAAGGAATTGTGGCGCGACGGTGTTTCTAATTTCAAGGGGAAATACTTTCAGTTAGATCACTGTCAGTGTAAGCCATTGCCAACCCGGGACCTTCCTATTGTGTGCGCCGGGCAGTCTGGACGCGGATTACGTTTTACCGCTGAGATGGGTGATCGTAACTTTGTCATTGGTGACATCGCAAAACTGCGAGAAATCAGTGCCGAAGTAAAGAGCGAAGCGGGCAAGTGCGGACGCACGGTTGGCACGATTGCGCTCAACAATATCATCGCAGCTGAAAGTGACGCTGAAGCACAGGCACGATTCGACCATATCGTGGAAGGTGCAGACGTTGGTGCACTGGTGAATATCACTGGCCAGGCGGAACTCGACAAGTCGGAAGGCATGTCGATGAGTTTGAAGAAAAAAGCAATGTTTATGGGGCTGCCGACGCTCGTTGGGTCCTTTAAGACTATCGCCGAGTATTTCGATCGCATGGCCGCTGAAACCGATGTCGCGGCAGTGATGCTTGCCTTTCCTGATTTTCGCCAGGACCTGGCTGATTTTGAGAAACATGTCTGGCCACGGTTAGAGTGTCGAAAGGGAACACGCGAGGCGTAG
- the moeB gene encoding molybdopterin-synthase adenylyltransferase MoeB — protein sequence MAKTYKQLMEEARTSIPEVSIDEVKNRVERGENWALLDVREREEYREGHLEGAVSLPRGFLEMRVEETVADKSKPIIAYCAGGVRSLIAARTLKEMGYENVVSMSGGYTAWKNAGYKWVADRQFSQDQITRYARHFTLPEVGEKGQAKLMEGKVLCVGAGGLGSPVAFYLAAAGIGTIGIIDNDVVDMSNLQRQILHTNDRVGTPKVESAQKTLNALNPDVKIVPINERLSSENVMRIIKDFDIVINGCDNFPTRYLINDACVMAKKPLVDGSIFQFEGQATVFLPGRGPCYRCLFPEPPPPGAAPSCAEAGVLGVLPGLVGCVQALEAMKLILGAGRPLIGRMMHFDTLSSEVRVLKLRRDPNCLVCSDHPKITQLIDYEEFCGLRNPSAAHS from the coding sequence ATGGCCAAAACTTACAAGCAACTGATGGAAGAAGCGCGTACGTCGATTCCCGAAGTCTCGATTGACGAGGTCAAGAATCGTGTCGAGCGTGGTGAGAATTGGGCTCTTCTTGATGTACGCGAACGAGAAGAGTATCGCGAAGGCCATCTCGAAGGAGCTGTCTCGCTGCCGCGTGGTTTCCTTGAAATGCGTGTAGAGGAAACAGTTGCCGACAAGAGTAAGCCCATCATTGCTTATTGCGCAGGTGGAGTTCGCTCACTCATTGCCGCACGAACGCTGAAAGAAATGGGTTACGAGAACGTTGTGTCGATGTCTGGTGGCTATACGGCCTGGAAAAATGCAGGCTACAAATGGGTTGCTGATCGACAGTTCTCCCAAGACCAAATTACCCGCTATGCACGTCACTTTACGTTACCTGAGGTGGGCGAAAAGGGACAAGCCAAACTCATGGAGGGGAAAGTGCTCTGCGTTGGTGCTGGAGGACTTGGCTCTCCTGTCGCTTTTTACCTTGCCGCGGCTGGCATCGGGACAATCGGTATCATCGATAACGATGTCGTCGATATGAGTAACTTGCAACGGCAGATTCTCCATACCAACGATCGTGTAGGAACCCCGAAGGTTGAGTCTGCTCAGAAGACCCTCAATGCGCTGAACCCAGACGTGAAGATTGTGCCGATCAATGAGCGTTTGTCGTCTGAGAATGTCATGCGCATCATCAAGGATTTCGACATCGTCATTAACGGGTGTGATAATTTTCCTACCCGCTATCTCATCAATGATGCATGCGTCATGGCAAAGAAGCCATTGGTCGATGGTTCGATCTTCCAGTTTGAAGGACAAGCGACGGTTTTCTTGCCGGGTCGTGGCCCTTGCTATCGTTGCCTCTTCCCCGAACCGCCACCGCCGGGAGCTGCACCTAGCTGTGCAGAGGCTGGCGTGCTTGGGGTGCTGCCAGGGCTGGTTGGTTGCGTACAGGCATTAGAGGCAATGAAGCTGATCCTCGGAGCCGGAAGACCACTGATTGGACGAATGATGCACTTCGATACGCTTAGCTCAGAGGTACGTGTGCTCAAGCTGCGGCGTGATCCCAATTGCCTTGTGTGCAGTGATCATCCCAAAATTACGCAGTTGATTGATTACGAAGAATTTTGTGGTTTGCGCAATCCAAGTGCTGCGCATTCGTAA
- a CDS encoding acyl-CoA thioesterase encodes MPHTQHSAPNSALIRVRYAETDQAGMAHHSAFLPWFEVGRVELLRSLGKPYQEFEAEGLHFPVREAFCRYWMPARFDDLLSITTTIEEVGGASVRFGYRITRSADDVLIAEGSTLHACVDDTGKVKRLPAEVRSMLAG; translated from the coding sequence ATGCCTCACACCCAGCACTCAGCACCCAACTCCGCCTTAATTCGCGTCCGCTACGCCGAAACCGACCAAGCCGGTATGGCGCATCACTCGGCGTTTCTGCCGTGGTTCGAAGTTGGTCGTGTGGAATTATTACGTTCCCTCGGTAAGCCCTACCAAGAATTCGAAGCCGAAGGCTTGCACTTTCCGGTACGCGAGGCTTTCTGTCGCTACTGGATGCCAGCACGGTTCGACGATCTTCTGTCGATCACCACAACGATCGAGGAAGTTGGTGGTGCGAGTGTGCGGTTTGGCTATCGCATTACCCGCTCGGCTGACGACGTGTTGATCGCTGAAGGATCAACACTGCATGCGTGTGTCGATGACACTGGAAAAGTGAAACGCCTTCCGGCTGAGGTCAGGTCAATGTTGGCGGGGTAG
- a CDS encoding SDR family oxidoreductase: MTLSNKVALVTGGAKRVGKAIVRTLAKRGCRVLVHYHTSQAEAEETVRELLAAGHEAVALQADITQEAEVERLVETAVQRFGRIDVLVNNASIFYRTPIATLTADDIERVIDTNLTGTFICSQKVGLRMLDWGSGHIINMADVAGLRPWVDYLPYSIAKACVLTLTQGLAMEFAPNVMVNAVVPGPVLFQDDTPEEVQQREIDKTLLKRMGTPEEVAALVAFVAESDYSTGAVFHIDGGRSLT; encoded by the coding sequence ATGACTCTCAGCAACAAAGTCGCTCTCGTCACCGGTGGCGCAAAACGCGTGGGTAAAGCGATCGTGCGTACGCTTGCCAAGCGAGGCTGCCGTGTGCTTGTTCACTACCATACCTCACAAGCCGAAGCGGAAGAGACTGTTCGTGAGTTACTTGCTGCCGGTCATGAGGCAGTCGCGTTGCAAGCTGACATCACGCAAGAGGCTGAGGTTGAGCGCCTGGTAGAGACAGCAGTCCAGCGTTTTGGCCGCATTGATGTATTGGTCAATAACGCCTCTATCTTCTACCGCACCCCAATCGCGACACTGACAGCGGACGACATTGAACGGGTCATAGACACAAACCTTACAGGGACCTTTATCTGCTCTCAGAAAGTCGGGTTACGCATGCTCGATTGGGGCTCCGGCCATATCATCAATATGGCCGATGTCGCTGGCTTACGTCCGTGGGTTGATTATCTCCCCTACTCTATTGCCAAAGCCTGCGTTCTCACTTTGACTCAAGGCTTAGCAATGGAATTCGCACCGAACGTGATGGTCAATGCGGTTGTCCCTGGGCCCGTGCTCTTTCAAGACGACACCCCCGAGGAGGTGCAGCAACGCGAGATCGATAAAACCCTGCTTAAGCGTATGGGCACCCCGGAGGAAGTCGCGGCGCTCGTCGCCTTCGTTGCTGAGTCTGACTATAGCACCGGTGCGGTGTTTCATATCGACGGAGGGCGCAGTTTAACGTGA
- a CDS encoding SDR family oxidoreductase, producing the protein MDIAPQEPVALVTGASRGIGRAVALRLAQAGAHPILAARTAADLQNVADQIRAYGREALMVPTDVTDDKQIQALVQTVEARFGHIDILVNNAGGGTPRTTAVKARLSDWEWTLRVNLWATMHLSRLVLPSMVQRRTGTIVNICSLASLTGKAGEAAYAAAKFGVRGFSQSLFEEVREFDIKVCTICPGYVDTALIPPNRRIDRNKMIRPEDVAEAVYTVVAASPRVCPTEIILQPQHDPMRT; encoded by the coding sequence ATGGACATCGCACCACAAGAGCCAGTTGCACTTGTCACCGGAGCCAGTCGCGGCATTGGGCGCGCAGTGGCGCTGCGCTTGGCTCAGGCTGGCGCTCATCCCATATTAGCAGCGAGAACAGCAGCTGATCTGCAGAACGTTGCCGACCAGATCCGAGCATACGGACGCGAGGCGCTGATGGTACCCACTGATGTGACAGACGATAAGCAAATACAAGCGTTGGTGCAGACCGTCGAGGCACGCTTCGGTCACATCGATATTTTGGTGAATAACGCTGGTGGAGGAACACCGCGCACAACCGCCGTCAAAGCGCGGCTGAGCGATTGGGAGTGGACGCTACGGGTCAACCTATGGGCAACCATGCATCTCTCTCGCTTGGTTCTACCCTCAATGGTACAACGCCGCACTGGAACCATTGTCAACATTTGCTCCCTTGCTAGCTTAACCGGGAAAGCGGGGGAGGCTGCCTATGCAGCAGCGAAATTTGGTGTCCGCGGGTTCAGCCAATCCCTATTCGAGGAAGTGCGAGAATTCGACATCAAAGTCTGTACGATCTGCCCGGGCTATGTCGATACCGCATTGATTCCCCCCAATCGCCGTATCGACCGCAATAAGATGATTCGTCCAGAAGACGTTGCAGAAGCTGTGTATACAGTTGTGGCTGCTTCACCGCGGGTCTGCCCAACGGAAATCATTTTACAACCGCAGCATGATCCGATGAGGACGTGA
- the trmB gene encoding tRNA (guanosine(46)-N7)-methyltransferase TrmB produces MGRKMPNSRYRIALFPSLEIRYFGSLYLTASRQYTESPASMNTPPLSSALTVRWSDIFGNDHPVEVEIGPGKGSFLCAYAEHTPERNFFAVEINKRRALRLAARLHRQGPTNAMVIHADMRCLIQTPVWPGGVSVYHLYFPDPWWKRRHHQRRLFHADFATALMQTLLPGGRILLASDVQEYFVKIVQQFNSVPELRQFPWERDHITKKGKPILTDFERKFRNLGLPIHYAGFEKKRS; encoded by the coding sequence ATGGGAAGAAAGATGCCAAACTCCAGGTATCGCATAGCCCTTTTTCCTTCACTAGAGATTCGCTACTTTGGTTCCCTATATCTCACTGCGAGCAGGCAGTATACAGAATCTCCAGCCTCCATGAATACACCTCCACTTTCCTCCGCACTGACAGTGCGATGGTCTGACATCTTTGGCAATGATCACCCAGTTGAAGTTGAAATTGGCCCTGGCAAGGGCTCCTTTCTCTGTGCCTATGCCGAGCATACGCCGGAGCGCAATTTTTTTGCCGTCGAAATCAACAAACGGCGTGCGTTGCGGTTAGCTGCACGGCTGCACCGCCAGGGGCCAACCAATGCGATGGTTATCCATGCCGATATGCGTTGCTTAATCCAAACGCCGGTCTGGCCTGGAGGTGTCTCAGTTTACCATCTGTACTTTCCTGACCCGTGGTGGAAACGACGCCATCATCAACGGCGCTTGTTTCATGCCGACTTTGCAACCGCACTCATGCAAACGTTACTACCCGGAGGGAGAATACTCCTCGCATCAGACGTCCAGGAATATTTTGTGAAGATCGTGCAGCAATTCAACAGTGTGCCGGAGTTGCGACAATTTCCCTGGGAACGAGATCATATCACCAAGAAAGGGAAACCAATTCTGACCGATTTCGAGCGCAAGTTTCGCAACCTCGGGCTACCGATCCATTATGCAGGGTTCGAGAAGAAGCGGTCGTAG
- a CDS encoding enoyl-CoA hydratase (Catalyzes the reversible hydration of unsaturated fatty acyl-CoA to beta-hydroxyacyl-CoA) — translation MAYEYAIYEKKDRIATITLNRPAVMNAVHPPATAELSAIWDDAIADENVWVVILTGAGDKAFSAGNDLKYTASQGFPSGPPAKGGFGGLTDRTDIWKPLIAAVNGFALGGGFEMALSCDIIIAADHARLGLPEPRVGLAALAGGVHRLPRQMPEKIALGYMLTGRHMTAQEAHRWGIVNEVVPLKDLIATANRWANEILECAPLSVRATKQAAMMGLGMPLAQALAGSYPAIKQMMTSEDVKEGPKAFAEKRKPNWKAK, via the coding sequence ATGGCTTACGAGTACGCCATCTACGAGAAAAAAGATCGCATTGCGACGATCACCCTGAATCGCCCGGCGGTGATGAATGCGGTGCACCCACCTGCTACGGCCGAATTGTCGGCAATTTGGGACGATGCCATTGCTGATGAGAATGTGTGGGTGGTTATTCTGACTGGTGCCGGTGATAAAGCGTTCTCTGCTGGTAACGACCTCAAGTATACCGCCAGCCAAGGATTCCCTTCAGGACCACCGGCCAAAGGCGGGTTTGGTGGTTTGACCGATCGAACCGATATTTGGAAACCCTTAATTGCGGCGGTGAATGGTTTTGCGCTCGGTGGTGGCTTTGAGATGGCGCTCTCGTGCGACATCATTATTGCGGCTGATCATGCACGGTTAGGCTTACCTGAGCCGCGGGTTGGGCTCGCTGCATTAGCTGGTGGCGTACACCGTCTGCCGCGACAGATGCCGGAAAAGATTGCATTAGGGTACATGCTGACAGGTCGGCATATGACCGCGCAGGAAGCGCATCGCTGGGGGATCGTCAACGAAGTTGTTCCTCTGAAAGATCTGATAGCCACTGCGAATCGTTGGGCAAACGAGATCCTGGAGTGTGCACCGCTCTCTGTTCGCGCAACCAAGCAAGCTGCGATGATGGGGTTGGGAATGCCGTTGGCACAGGCACTGGCTGGTTCCTATCCAGCGATCAAGCAAATGATGACCTCCGAAGATGTGAAAGAAGGGCCAAAGGCTTTTGCTGAAAAAAGGAAGCCGAATTGGAAGGCCAAATAG